One region of Mucilaginibacter sp. 14171R-50 genomic DNA includes:
- a CDS encoding sensor histidine kinase has translation MYKLKAALLLLLSITLSNAFAQDKVRVDSLTRVLKTAKSDTVKAKAYYNLMMEYVDADSALAIKYANQGMALAAKSHADKVLGNIQNNLGAFYNFRGERRISDSLINLALNIRLRIKDSLGAAYSLMNLGHNNYDQNNYAAALRYYTQAARIREKIHDKKGLAGSYIWIGNVYYEGIVNYPRALEYHGKALAIYKEINDELGQSYAYSNMANVYMEQKDYNRSLKYNLLSLKLKLKLNNVRGIGVLYNNIGNMYFYSGKADKALPYYYKSLKIRESQDDKVGVATSYVNIANVYLGRNDLPKAEDLLLKAIKVAKEINFKAALRDGYLSLFTIYNRKKDYPKAIEYFKLHTDYKDSTMNEASAKQIAEIQTKYETEKKEERINLLNKQTQIQQLKIDKRNTTIFIICCIFIVIVAFGYLFYNRYRLKQAAILQAEVMKQQDMATKGIIAAEENERRRIAGDLHDGVGQLLSATRMNLDTLLERLKLSDTENRELADKTMAMVDESCKEVRTIAHQMMPNVLLKLGLTSALRDFVNKIDSHRLKIILDVSGLQNRLDSSVEIVLYRVVQETVNNVIKHAKASLLDIQLQMEGHEVSVTIEDNGRGFDTTDREKFEGIGLKNIITRVEYLKGTVDISSSPGKGTLVAILIPLN, from the coding sequence ATGTATAAATTAAAAGCTGCGTTACTACTGCTGCTTAGCATTACGCTCAGTAACGCTTTCGCGCAGGATAAAGTCCGGGTAGATTCGTTGACCAGGGTGCTCAAAACCGCTAAATCCGATACCGTTAAAGCCAAAGCATACTATAACCTGATGATGGAGTATGTTGATGCTGATAGCGCCCTGGCCATCAAATATGCTAACCAGGGGATGGCACTTGCGGCCAAAAGCCATGCCGATAAGGTATTAGGCAATATTCAGAATAACCTCGGCGCATTCTATAACTTCCGGGGCGAGCGCCGGATAAGCGATTCGCTGATCAACCTGGCGCTTAACATCCGTTTGCGAATAAAAGATAGTCTTGGCGCAGCCTACTCGCTCATGAACCTGGGCCACAATAACTACGATCAGAATAACTACGCAGCCGCCCTGCGCTACTATACCCAGGCGGCCCGCATCCGCGAAAAGATACATGACAAAAAAGGGCTGGCGGGTTCTTACATCTGGATAGGAAATGTATACTACGAAGGTATCGTCAACTATCCTCGGGCGTTAGAATACCACGGTAAAGCCCTGGCCATTTACAAAGAAATAAACGACGAACTTGGCCAAAGCTACGCCTACTCTAACATGGCCAACGTATATATGGAGCAAAAGGATTACAACAGGTCTTTAAAGTATAATCTGCTTTCGCTTAAATTAAAGTTAAAACTAAATAATGTTCGGGGCATTGGTGTGCTGTACAACAATATCGGCAACATGTATTTTTACAGCGGTAAGGCCGATAAAGCCCTGCCGTACTATTATAAGTCGTTAAAGATACGAGAAAGTCAGGACGATAAGGTAGGCGTAGCTACGTCGTATGTAAACATAGCCAATGTTTACTTAGGACGAAATGACCTGCCTAAGGCCGAAGACCTGCTGCTTAAAGCTATTAAAGTCGCTAAAGAAATTAATTTTAAGGCCGCGCTGCGCGATGGTTACTTGTCCCTGTTCACTATTTATAACCGCAAAAAAGATTATCCTAAGGCCATTGAATACTTTAAACTGCATACCGATTATAAAGATTCGACGATGAACGAGGCTTCGGCAAAGCAAATTGCCGAGATACAAACCAAGTACGAAACTGAGAAGAAGGAGGAACGCATAAATTTGCTCAATAAACAAACGCAGATACAACAATTAAAAATTGATAAGCGCAATACCACAATATTTATAATATGCTGTATATTTATTGTAATTGTGGCCTTTGGTTACCTATTTTATAACCGTTATCGTTTAAAGCAGGCAGCTATTTTGCAGGCCGAAGTTATGAAGCAGCAAGACATGGCTACCAAGGGTATCATAGCGGCTGAAGAGAACGAGCGCAGGCGAATAGCCGGCGACTTGCACGATGGGGTGGGGCAGCTATTGTCAGCTACGCGAATGAATTTAGATACCTTACTGGAACGATTGAAGCTATCTGATACAGAAAACCGCGAACTGGCCGATAAGACGATGGCTATGGTGGATGAGAGTTGCAAGGAGGTACGCACTATCGCGCACCAGATGATGCCGAACGTGCTGCTTAAACTGGGGCTTACATCCGCCCTGCGCGATTTTGTAAATAAGATAGACTCGCACAGGTTAAAAATAATTCTTGACGTATCCGGCCTGCAAAACAGGCTCGACAGCAGCGTAGAAATAGTGCTTTACAGGGTTGTACAAGAAACCGTAAATAATGTAATTAAGCATGCAAAAGCTTCATTGCTGGATATACAGCTGCAAATGGAAGGGCACGAAGTATCGGTGACCATTGAGGATAACGGGCGGGGATTTGATACAACTGACAGAGAAAAATTTGAAGGCATCGGGTTAAAAAATATTATTACCCGGGTTGAATATTTAAAGGGCACGGTTGATATTTCGTCATCGCCGGGCAAAGGTACACTGGTTGCTATTTTAATACCCCTAAACTGA
- a CDS encoding lipopolysaccharide assembly protein LapB, producing MEEEFDFGFTEDPKFSVERYEEMIRNHDQYFFDAQAFENIIDYYIEKNDPAKALQVSEYARNQHPFAAVFLIKQAQLLVVSNRASEAFAALDKAAMLEASDADIYIIRGNLYESMERNAEALENYEKALDLAEETDEILLHIAYVYQNMGDYDTAITYLKLCLKQNMENQDALYELAFCYDVLDNQEESVQFYQQYIDNEPYSYAAWYNLGNAYTKLSLFEKAIDAYDYAILIKDSFASAYFNKGNALVNLEKYAEAIEVYRQTFEYEQPNADTYCAIGECYEKLEQMDEARSFYKKSVKMDPKLADAWFGIGVTLDFEERYFEALHFYKKALDLDIANADYWFAIADAEYKLGHLPEAENAYEKVVELNPLDVDAWLDYSSILYEQKRLVDAIEVISQAIKNNPDAAELYYRMVAYLFAKGEYNEALNYLEMALASDPEKHYILFDYLPQLQENKVIIDIINRYTK from the coding sequence ATGGAAGAAGAATTTGATTTTGGTTTTACCGAAGATCCAAAGTTTTCGGTAGAACGGTACGAAGAGATGATTCGCAATCATGACCAGTACTTTTTTGACGCGCAGGCGTTTGAGAACATTATAGACTACTACATAGAAAAGAACGATCCGGCCAAAGCCCTGCAGGTATCCGAGTATGCGCGCAACCAGCACCCCTTTGCCGCGGTGTTCCTGATAAAACAGGCCCAGTTACTGGTAGTTTCAAATCGTGCATCAGAGGCATTTGCCGCGCTTGATAAGGCTGCCATGCTTGAGGCAAGCGACGCGGATATTTACATCATCCGTGGTAACCTGTACGAGAGTATGGAACGCAATGCCGAAGCTTTAGAGAACTACGAAAAGGCGCTTGATCTTGCCGAGGAGACCGACGAGATATTATTGCATATTGCCTACGTTTATCAAAACATGGGCGATTATGATACCGCCATAACCTACCTTAAGCTTTGTCTGAAACAAAACATGGAAAACCAGGACGCCCTGTACGAGCTGGCCTTTTGTTATGATGTTTTGGATAACCAGGAAGAGAGCGTACAGTTTTACCAGCAGTACATAGATAACGAGCCATACAGTTATGCCGCGTGGTACAATCTGGGCAACGCCTACACTAAGTTAAGCCTGTTTGAGAAAGCTATCGACGCGTATGATTACGCCATTTTGATAAAAGACAGCTTTGCATCGGCATATTTTAACAAAGGTAACGCACTGGTTAACCTCGAGAAATATGCCGAGGCCATTGAGGTTTACCGCCAAACGTTTGAATACGAGCAGCCCAATGCCGATACTTACTGTGCTATTGGCGAGTGTTACGAAAAGCTGGAGCAAATGGACGAGGCGAGATCATTCTACAAAAAATCGGTTAAGATGGACCCAAAGCTGGCCGATGCCTGGTTTGGTATCGGGGTGACCCTTGATTTTGAGGAACGTTATTTTGAGGCCCTGCACTTTTACAAAAAAGCTTTGGACCTTGACATTGCCAACGCCGATTATTGGTTTGCCATTGCCGATGCCGAATATAAATTGGGCCATTTGCCCGAGGCCGAAAACGCATACGAGAAAGTAGTTGAGCTGAACCCGCTTGATGTGGATGCCTGGCTTGATTATTCATCTATCCTGTATGAGCAAAAGCGCCTGGTCGATGCTATTGAGGTAATATCGCAGGCCATTAAAAATAACCCGGATGCGGCGGAGCTTTATTACCGTATGGTAGCTTACCTGTTTGCCAAAGGCGAATACAACGAGGCGCTTAACTACCTGGAGATGGCCCTGGCATCTGACCCCGAAAAACATTATATACTATTTGATTACCTGCCGCAATTACAGGAAAACAAGGTAATTATCGATATTATAAACAGGTATACCAAGTAG